In Nocardioides faecalis, the following proteins share a genomic window:
- a CDS encoding prephenate dehydrogenase — MTAPSNGPTNGSSNASVLIGPVEVVGTGLIGTSIALACRRAGLEVLLTDAAADHVRTASGLGAGRPRAEEDVPQLVVVAVPPDALGAAIRAALDAAGPDTYVTDVGSVKGAPLDAVAGHPAAARYVGSHPMAGTEHSGPLTANAALFDGRPWAITPAHGASPAATALVDALVRLCGAVPVMLPPGDHDRAVARTSHVPHLMASLVAGTLAGAAPDHLALSGTGIRDVTRVAGGDPALYSQIIGANTDAVADLLTEVRQRLDLVLEAVREGDRVGLESLLAYGQAGTRAIPGKHGGAPQTMVPVRVAVPDHPGELARLFADAGASGVNIEDVRIDHDPGRPVGLVELDVVEGTAEVLREALESRGWTTHR; from the coding sequence ATGACCGCCCCATCGAACGGCCCGACGAACGGCTCGTCGAACGCCTCGGTGCTGATCGGACCCGTCGAGGTCGTCGGCACCGGCCTGATCGGCACCTCCATCGCGCTGGCGTGTCGCCGCGCCGGGCTGGAGGTGCTGCTCACCGACGCCGCCGCGGACCACGTGCGCACCGCCTCCGGGCTCGGCGCCGGCCGGCCCCGCGCCGAGGAGGACGTGCCGCAGCTGGTCGTGGTCGCCGTACCGCCCGACGCGCTGGGGGCCGCGATCCGCGCCGCCCTGGACGCCGCCGGGCCGGACACCTACGTCACCGACGTGGGCAGCGTGAAGGGGGCGCCGCTGGACGCGGTGGCGGGCCACCCGGCGGCCGCGCGCTACGTGGGCAGCCACCCGATGGCCGGTACCGAGCACTCCGGGCCGCTGACCGCCAACGCCGCCCTCTTCGACGGCCGCCCCTGGGCGATCACCCCGGCGCACGGCGCCAGCCCCGCCGCGACGGCGCTCGTCGACGCCCTGGTGCGGCTGTGCGGCGCCGTGCCGGTCATGCTGCCGCCGGGCGACCACGACCGTGCGGTGGCTCGCACCTCGCACGTGCCGCACCTGATGGCCTCCCTCGTCGCGGGCACCCTGGCCGGCGCCGCCCCCGACCACCTGGCGCTGTCGGGCACCGGGATCCGCGACGTCACCCGGGTGGCGGGCGGCGACCCGGCGCTCTACAGCCAGATCATCGGCGCCAACACCGACGCCGTCGCCGACCTGCTCACCGAGGTCCGCCAGCGGCTCGACCTGGTGCTGGAGGCGGTGCGCGAGGGCGACCGCGTCGGCCTGGAGTCGCTGCTGGCCTACGGCCAGGCCGGCACCCGCGCCATCCCCGGCAAGCACGGCGGCGCCCCGCAGACGATGGTGCCGGTGCGGGTCGCGGTGCCCGACCACCCGGGCGAGCTGGCGCGGCTGTTCGCCGACGCCGGCGCCAGCGGCGTCAACATCGAGGACGTCCGCATCGACCACGACCCAGGCCGTCCCGTCGGCCTCGTCGAGCTCGACGTGGTGGAGGGCACGGCGGAGGTCCTGCGCGAGGCGCTGGAGTCGAGGGGCTGGACCACGCACCGGTAG
- a CDS encoding VOC family protein, whose product MTDTTETPATTRETTPESTTSTTADQASTVRVWPAMAFADVDTMLGWLRAVGFVEHVTHRDDEGTVVHAEWLWPGGGGIMFGAVRETSPLHEPGKAGTYLVTDDPDRVVAAALAAGGTLQRPVLEQDYGGREGCVLDPEGNHWSFGSYQPA is encoded by the coding sequence ATGACGGACACGACCGAGACCCCAGCGACGACCCGCGAGACGACCCCCGAGTCGACGACCTCGACGACAGCGGACCAGGCGAGCACGGTGCGGGTGTGGCCCGCCATGGCCTTCGCCGACGTGGACACGATGCTCGGCTGGCTGCGTGCCGTCGGCTTCGTCGAGCACGTCACCCACCGCGACGACGAGGGCACCGTGGTGCACGCCGAGTGGCTGTGGCCGGGTGGCGGCGGGATCATGTTCGGCGCCGTGCGCGAGACCAGTCCGCTGCACGAGCCCGGCAAGGCCGGCACCTACCTGGTCACCGACGACCCGGACCGGGTCGTCGCCGCGGCGCTCGCGGCGGGCGGCACGTTGCAACGCCCGGTCCTCGAGCAGGACTACGGCGGCCGGGAGGGCTGCGTGCTCGACCCCGAGGGCAACCACTGGTCCTTCGGCTCCTACCAGCCCGCCTGA
- a CDS encoding helix-turn-helix domain-containing protein, with product MSEIPPLPAALRGLLAARVAYDVDMGAPGVHRGLPSTTLTLVLPLDAPLRVSWAGRPDSLHEGWTSLSGLSLVPAAIHHEGTQRGIQLALTVAGARALLGMPAGALAAELTDADAAGVTALRELPERLHGLDSTQEQVALVDRVLVDLARGAGSRGTAPRDGMRPEVAVALRALAGGARVGAVAASVGLSRRRLGDLVRAECGVRPKQLHRVSRFAAARGLLGRLPLAEVAACCGFADQAHLTREWTALAGCSPTVWLREEFPFVQDEPVSGLAASDA from the coding sequence GTGAGCGAGATCCCGCCGCTCCCGGCAGCCCTGCGCGGACTCCTCGCCGCCCGCGTGGCCTACGACGTCGACATGGGGGCACCCGGTGTGCACCGGGGGCTGCCGTCCACGACGCTGACGCTGGTGCTGCCCCTCGACGCGCCGTTGCGGGTGAGCTGGGCCGGCCGGCCCGACAGCCTGCACGAGGGGTGGACCTCGCTGTCCGGGCTGAGCCTGGTGCCGGCCGCGATCCACCACGAGGGCACCCAGCGCGGTATCCAGCTCGCCCTCACCGTGGCCGGTGCCCGCGCGCTGCTGGGCATGCCGGCCGGAGCCCTGGCCGCGGAGCTCACCGACGCGGACGCCGCGGGCGTGACGGCGTTGCGCGAGCTGCCGGAGCGGCTGCACGGGCTCGACAGCACCCAGGAGCAGGTGGCGCTGGTGGACCGGGTGCTCGTCGACCTGGCCCGAGGCGCCGGGTCCCGGGGCACCGCGCCCCGGGACGGGATGCGCCCCGAGGTCGCCGTGGCGCTGCGTGCCCTGGCCGGTGGTGCCCGGGTGGGCGCGGTCGCCGCGAGCGTCGGGCTCAGCCGCCGCCGGCTCGGCGATCTGGTCCGCGCCGAGTGCGGGGTGAGGCCCAAGCAGCTGCACCGCGTCTCTCGGTTCGCTGCCGCTCGAGGGCTCCTCGGTCGCCTCCCGCTGGCCGAGGTCGCCGCCTGCTGCGGCTTCGCCGACCAGGCCCACCTGACCCGGGAGTGGACGGCGCTGGCGGGCTGCTCGCCGACGGTGTGGCTGCGCGAGGAGTTCCCCTTCGTTCAAGACGAGCCGGTCAGCGGGCTGGCAGCCTCAGACGCATGA
- a CDS encoding pseudouridine synthase, producing MKPEQPREIPREIALDDDGQIRLQKLLASAGVASRRRCEELMLGGEVEVDGEVVTRLGTKVDPRTAVIKVSGKRLPPLSDRMYLVLNKPRGVVSTMADPRGRRTLSDVLTDVLPEDPGLRLFHVGRLDTDTSGLLLLTNDGEFAHRMAHPSFEVEKTYVAEVAGRMTKAGVAELLAGVTLDDGPVEVRRARLLDTAADRSIIELVIHEGRNRIVRRLLDQVGHPVRQLSRTRFGPIELGTLRSGATRELSGDELGQLLELVGL from the coding sequence ATGAAGCCTGAGCAGCCGCGCGAGATCCCACGCGAGATCGCCCTGGACGACGACGGCCAGATCCGGCTGCAGAAGCTGCTGGCCTCCGCCGGTGTTGCCTCGCGGCGCCGCTGCGAGGAGCTCATGCTCGGCGGCGAGGTGGAGGTCGACGGCGAGGTCGTCACCCGGCTGGGCACCAAGGTCGACCCTCGCACGGCGGTGATCAAGGTGTCCGGCAAGCGGCTGCCTCCGCTGTCGGACCGGATGTACCTGGTGCTCAACAAGCCGCGCGGCGTGGTCTCCACGATGGCCGACCCCCGCGGGCGGCGCACCCTGAGCGACGTGCTCACCGACGTGCTGCCGGAGGACCCCGGCCTGCGGCTCTTCCACGTCGGTCGCCTCGACACCGACACCTCCGGGCTGCTGCTGCTCACCAACGACGGCGAGTTCGCGCACCGGATGGCGCACCCCTCCTTCGAGGTGGAGAAGACGTACGTCGCCGAGGTGGCCGGCCGGATGACCAAGGCAGGCGTCGCGGAGCTGCTCGCCGGGGTCACCCTCGACGACGGCCCCGTCGAGGTACGACGTGCCCGGCTGCTGGACACCGCCGCCGACCGGTCGATCATCGAGCTGGTCATCCACGAGGGCCGCAACCGGATCGTGCGCCGGCTGCTCGACCAGGTCGGGCACCCGGTGCGGCAGCTGAGCCGCACCCGGTTCGGTCCGATCGAGCTCGGCACGCTGCGCAGCGGCGCGACCCGTGAGCTCAGCGGTGACGAGCTCGGTCAGCTGCTGGAGCTCGTCGGGCTCTAG
- the scpB gene encoding SMC-Scp complex subunit ScpB: MTEQDQGAETAEAVELHPALEAVLMVADQPLDALTLATAVGHPPAVVDEALAALAAEYDAQGRGFELRNVAGGWRYYTREEYAGVVEGFVLEGQQARLTQAALETLAVVAYQQPVSRARVSAVRGVNVDGVMRTLLNRGLVEEAGQDGEHGATLYRTTSYFLERIGIVSLDELPDLAPHLPDLEEMESEMSSAAQLAPATDPGEARTDEA; this comes from the coding sequence ATGACCGAGCAGGACCAAGGCGCCGAGACCGCTGAGGCGGTCGAGCTGCACCCCGCGCTGGAGGCGGTGCTGATGGTCGCCGACCAGCCGCTGGACGCCCTCACCCTGGCCACCGCGGTCGGGCACCCGCCGGCCGTGGTCGACGAGGCCCTCGCCGCCCTCGCCGCCGAGTACGACGCCCAGGGGCGCGGCTTCGAGCTGCGCAACGTCGCCGGCGGCTGGCGCTACTACACCCGCGAGGAGTACGCAGGCGTGGTGGAGGGGTTCGTGCTGGAGGGCCAGCAGGCGCGGCTGACGCAGGCCGCGCTGGAGACCCTCGCCGTGGTGGCCTACCAGCAGCCGGTGTCACGTGCCCGGGTCTCGGCGGTCCGCGGTGTCAACGTCGACGGTGTGATGCGTACCCTGCTCAACCGGGGCCTGGTGGAGGAGGCCGGCCAGGACGGCGAGCACGGTGCGACCCTGTACCGCACCACGTCGTACTTCCTGGAGCGGATCGGCATCGTCTCCCTCGACGAGCTGCCCGACCTGGCCCCGCACCTGCCCGACCTCGAAGAGATGGAGAGCGAGATGTCATCGGCCGCACAGCTGGCCCCGGCGACGGACCCGGGGGAGGCGCGCACCGATGAAGCCTGA
- a CDS encoding segregation and condensation protein A has product MSEVEQVAETQAGFEVHLSNFEGPFDLLLSLIAKHKLDVTEIALSKVTVEFIAHVKALPANDLEETTSFLLVAATLLDLKAARLLPAGDVEDEEDLALLEARDLLFARLLQYRAYKQIAAVFDGRLRVEAHRHPRAVGLEDRFAGLLPEVLIGIGLEQFAALAARAMAPKPEPELSLQHIHAPTVSVREQAAVVMERLRRAGTMTFRALCGDSPDTLTTVARFLSLLELFREGAVSFDQVTPLGELTVRWTGAEEVDVDELITDEFDGAPAEQVPAEQVPTEPGDDATEESTP; this is encoded by the coding sequence GTGAGCGAGGTCGAGCAGGTCGCCGAGACCCAGGCCGGGTTCGAGGTCCACCTGAGCAACTTCGAGGGCCCGTTCGACCTCCTGCTCAGCCTCATCGCCAAGCACAAGCTCGACGTCACCGAGATCGCCCTGTCGAAGGTGACCGTCGAGTTCATCGCCCACGTCAAGGCCCTGCCGGCCAACGACCTGGAGGAGACGACGTCTTTCCTGCTGGTCGCCGCCACCCTGCTGGACCTCAAGGCGGCGCGGCTGCTGCCGGCCGGCGACGTGGAGGACGAGGAGGACCTCGCGCTGCTCGAGGCGCGCGACCTCCTCTTCGCCCGGCTGCTGCAGTACCGCGCCTACAAGCAGATCGCCGCCGTCTTCGACGGGCGACTGCGCGTCGAGGCGCACCGCCACCCCCGCGCCGTCGGCCTGGAGGACCGGTTCGCCGGGCTGCTGCCCGAGGTGCTGATCGGGATCGGGCTGGAGCAGTTCGCCGCCCTGGCGGCCCGGGCGATGGCACCCAAGCCGGAGCCCGAGCTGAGCCTGCAGCACATCCACGCCCCCACCGTCAGCGTGCGCGAGCAGGCCGCGGTGGTGATGGAGCGGCTGCGCCGCGCCGGCACGATGACCTTCCGGGCCCTGTGCGGCGACTCCCCGGACACCCTCACCACAGTGGCCCGGTTCCTGTCCCTGCTCGAGCTCTTCCGCGAAGGTGCGGTCTCCTTCGACCAGGTCACCCCGCTCGGTGAGCTGACCGTGCGCTGGACCGGCGCCGAGGAGGTCGACGTGGACGAGCTGATCACCGACGAGTTCGACGGCGCCCCGGCCGAACAGGTCCCGGCCGAGCAGGTCCCGACCGAGCCGGGCGACGACGCGACCGAGGAGAGCACCCCATGA
- a CDS encoding ParA family protein, translating to MPVLPDPRPLTEHGGARVISMCNQKGGVGKTTTTINLGAALAEFGRKVLLVDFDPQGSLSVGLGLNPHEMDSTVYNLLMDRQTTIDDVVVPSGVPGMDLLPSNIDLSAAEVQLVHEVAREQTLQRVLAPAIERYDVILIDCQPSLGLLTVNALTASDGVIIPLECEYFALRGVALLKQTIDKVQERLNPNLEVDGVLGTMYDGRTLHGREVLERLVQAWGDSVFHTVIRRTVKFSDSTVAGEPITSYASSSSGAEAYRQLAKEVALRCPDV from the coding sequence ATGCCGGTGCTGCCCGACCCGCGCCCGCTCACCGAGCACGGTGGTGCCCGGGTGATCTCGATGTGCAACCAGAAGGGTGGCGTCGGCAAGACCACGACCACCATCAACCTGGGTGCGGCGCTGGCCGAGTTCGGCCGCAAGGTGCTTCTCGTCGATTTCGACCCGCAGGGCTCGCTCTCGGTCGGCCTCGGGCTCAACCCGCACGAGATGGACAGCACGGTCTACAACCTGCTGATGGACCGGCAGACGACCATCGACGACGTCGTGGTGCCCTCCGGCGTGCCCGGCATGGACCTGCTGCCCTCCAACATCGACCTGTCCGCCGCCGAGGTGCAGTTGGTGCACGAGGTCGCCCGCGAGCAGACCCTGCAGCGCGTCCTCGCCCCGGCGATCGAGCGCTACGACGTCATCCTCATCGACTGCCAGCCCTCGCTCGGCCTGCTCACCGTCAACGCGCTGACCGCCTCCGACGGCGTGATCATCCCGCTGGAGTGCGAGTACTTCGCACTGCGCGGGGTGGCGCTGCTCAAGCAGACCATCGACAAGGTCCAGGAGCGGCTCAACCCGAACCTGGAGGTCGACGGCGTCCTCGGCACGATGTACGACGGCCGTACGCTGCACGGCCGCGAGGTGCTCGAGCGCCTCGTGCAGGCCTGGGGCGACTCGGTCTTCCACACCGTCATCCGCCGCACGGTGAAGTTCTCCGACTCCACCGTGGCCGGCGAGCCGATCACCTCCTACGCCTCGTCCTCCAGCGGCGCCGAGGCCTACCGCCAGCTGGCGAAGGAGGTGGCGTTGCGGTGCCCCGACGTGTGA
- a CDS encoding DEAD/DEAH box helicase produces MPETTTASTATTASAASAADAADAAYDRILAHAEARGLTLYPHQEEAVLALLGGDNVVLATPTGSGKSLVAVAAAMAALADDRVTFYTAPIKALVSEKFFELVDVFGAADVGMMTGDVSVNADAPIICCTAEVLANLALREGQQADVGMVVMDEFHFYGEPGRGWAWQVPLIELPQAQFLLMSATLGDTTELAADLTRRNGRETSVVDDAERPVPLTFSWSLDPMSDKLTELVTTGQGPVYVVHFTQAAAVEHAVSLLAGPTRLDTSLDEDRKRQIAERIAGVRFAAGFGKTLSKLLRSGIGVHHAGMLPRYRRLVEQLAQAGLLTVICGTDTLGVGINVPIRTVLFTGLAKFDGSRQRVLRAREFLQIAGRAGRAGFDTAGYVVVQAPEHIIENEKAKAKAAAKNAAMSEAQRAKRSSKAQLKKPPPGTVVWSEQTFDKLVAGRPEPLKSQMKVDNAMLVNVLSREEDAFTVLRRLITDNHEDRRSQLRLAKRAVRLARSLVASEVLTRLDEPDQYGRRYVLTEQLPFDFALNQPLSHFALAVLDVLDPDSPTYTLDVVSVIEATLEAPRPVLFAQRHAARGEAIAALKADGVEYDERMALVEDVTWPEPLAELLEPLFETYRERHPWLAPDALAPKSVVREMWEQGMGFTDLVSRYQVARSEGLVLRYLTDAYRALRNSVPERYRTEELDLLVDWLGETVRQVDSSLLDEWEALNDPDHLDAAGAAARGEAPPPPPRPLSKQGRVFDVMVRNAMWRRVELMARDDVAGLAALEPDGELDEAAWDAVLEAYFAEHDRLLTDADARGPSLLDIERGADTWRVTQTLHDPEGNHDWVIRAVVDLAASDESGEVVLRTEQVVCLTG; encoded by the coding sequence ATGCCTGAGACCACCACGGCCAGCACGGCCACCACTGCCAGCGCCGCCAGCGCCGCCGACGCTGCCGACGCGGCCTACGACCGCATCCTCGCCCACGCCGAGGCGCGCGGCCTGACGCTGTACCCGCACCAGGAGGAGGCGGTGCTCGCGCTGCTCGGCGGCGACAACGTCGTGCTCGCCACGCCGACCGGCTCCGGCAAGTCCCTGGTCGCCGTCGCCGCCGCGATGGCCGCGCTCGCCGACGACCGGGTCACCTTCTACACCGCTCCGATCAAGGCCCTGGTCAGCGAGAAGTTCTTCGAGCTCGTCGACGTCTTCGGCGCCGCTGACGTCGGCATGATGACCGGCGACGTCTCGGTCAACGCCGACGCCCCGATCATCTGCTGCACCGCCGAGGTGCTGGCCAACCTCGCCCTGCGCGAGGGCCAGCAGGCCGACGTGGGCATGGTCGTGATGGACGAGTTCCACTTCTACGGCGAGCCCGGCCGGGGCTGGGCCTGGCAGGTGCCGCTGATCGAGCTGCCCCAGGCGCAGTTCCTGCTCATGTCCGCCACCCTCGGCGACACCACCGAGCTGGCGGCCGACCTCACCCGCCGCAACGGACGCGAGACGAGCGTCGTCGACGACGCCGAGCGGCCGGTGCCGCTCACGTTCAGCTGGTCGCTGGACCCGATGAGCGACAAGCTCACCGAGCTGGTCACCACCGGCCAGGGGCCGGTCTATGTCGTGCACTTCACCCAGGCAGCGGCCGTCGAGCACGCCGTGTCCCTGCTCGCCGGGCCGACCCGGCTCGACACCTCGCTCGACGAGGACCGCAAGCGTCAGATCGCGGAGCGGATCGCCGGGGTGCGCTTCGCCGCCGGGTTCGGCAAGACGCTGAGCAAGCTGCTGCGCTCCGGGATCGGCGTGCACCACGCCGGCATGCTGCCGCGCTACCGCCGCCTCGTCGAGCAGCTCGCCCAGGCCGGGCTGCTCACCGTCATCTGCGGCACCGACACCCTCGGCGTCGGCATCAACGTGCCCATCCGCACCGTGCTGTTCACCGGCCTGGCGAAGTTCGACGGCAGCCGGCAGCGGGTGCTGCGGGCCCGCGAGTTCCTGCAGATCGCCGGCCGCGCCGGCCGGGCCGGCTTCGACACCGCCGGCTACGTCGTGGTGCAGGCCCCCGAGCACATCATCGAGAACGAGAAGGCCAAGGCCAAGGCCGCCGCCAAGAACGCGGCGATGAGCGAGGCGCAGCGGGCCAAGCGCTCGTCGAAGGCCCAGCTGAAGAAGCCCCCGCCGGGCACCGTCGTGTGGAGCGAGCAGACCTTCGACAAGCTGGTCGCCGGCCGCCCGGAGCCGCTGAAGTCGCAGATGAAGGTCGACAACGCGATGCTCGTCAACGTGCTCTCCCGTGAGGAGGACGCGTTCACCGTGCTGCGCCGGCTGATCACCGACAACCACGAGGACCGGCGCTCCCAGCTCCGGCTCGCCAAGCGCGCCGTACGGCTGGCGCGGAGCCTGGTGGCCTCGGAGGTGCTGACCCGGCTGGACGAGCCCGACCAGTACGGCCGCCGCTACGTGCTCACCGAGCAGCTGCCGTTCGACTTCGCGCTCAACCAGCCGCTGTCGCACTTCGCCCTCGCGGTGCTCGACGTGCTCGACCCGGACAGCCCCACCTACACCCTCGACGTGGTCTCGGTGATCGAGGCGACCCTCGAGGCGCCGCGCCCCGTGCTGTTCGCGCAGCGGCACGCCGCCCGCGGCGAGGCGATCGCGGCGCTCAAGGCCGACGGCGTGGAGTACGACGAGCGGATGGCGCTGGTCGAGGACGTGACCTGGCCCGAGCCACTCGCCGAGCTGCTCGAGCCGCTCTTCGAGACCTACCGCGAGCGCCACCCCTGGCTGGCGCCCGACGCGCTCGCCCCGAAGTCCGTGGTCCGGGAGATGTGGGAGCAGGGGATGGGGTTCACCGACCTGGTCTCGCGCTACCAGGTCGCCCGCTCCGAGGGGCTGGTGCTGCGCTACCTCACCGACGCCTACCGGGCCCTGCGGAACAGCGTGCCCGAGCGCTACCGCACCGAGGAGCTGGACCTGCTCGTCGACTGGTTGGGGGAGACGGTGCGCCAGGTGGACTCCTCGCTGCTCGACGAGTGGGAGGCGCTCAACGACCCCGACCACCTCGACGCCGCCGGTGCCGCCGCGCGTGGCGAGGCACCCCCGCCGCCGCCCCGTCCGCTGAGCAAGCAGGGTCGCGTCTTCGACGTGATGGTCCGCAACGCGATGTGGCGCCGGGTGGAGCTGATGGCACGCGACGACGTCGCCGGCCTGGCCGCCCTCGAGCCCGACGGCGAGCTGGACGAGGCCGCCTGGGACGCCGTGCTGGAGGCCTACTTCGCCGAGCACGACCGGCTGCTGACCGACGCCGACGCCCGGGGGCCCTCGCTGCTCGACATCGAGCGCGGCGCCGACACCTGGCGCGTCACGCAGACCCTGCACGACCCCGAGGGCAACCACGACTGGGTGATCCGCGCGGTGGTCGACCTGGCCGCCAGCGACGAGTCCGGCGAGGTCGTGCTGCGCACCGAGCAGGTCGTCTGCCTCACCGGCTGA
- a CDS encoding site-specific tyrosine recombinase XerD, whose product MSPGGAAGAVDRAIRTYLDHLGVEKGLAANTLTSYRRDLRRYRAHLLAAGIDDLDDVTEQTVTDFLVRLREGDAEHAPLGAASAARTVVAVRGFHRFAVADGLAAADPAAAVKPPTPAKRLPKALPLSDVEAILTAAGAADTPLALRDRALLELLYGTGARISEVVGLDVDDVAALTDPDLDPDSPAATLLLRGKGGKERLVPVGSYAREALTSYLVRGRPALVSTAAKSVGPALFLNSRGGRLSRQSAWAVLVKAAERAGVTADVSPHTLRHSFATHLLDGGADVRVVQELLGHASVTTTQVYTLVTVDNLREVFATAHPRARDA is encoded by the coding sequence GTGAGTCCTGGGGGTGCAGCGGGAGCGGTCGACCGGGCCATCCGCACCTACCTCGACCACCTCGGCGTGGAGAAGGGGCTGGCCGCCAACACGCTGACCTCCTACCGGCGCGACCTGCGCCGCTACCGGGCGCACCTTCTCGCCGCCGGCATCGACGACCTCGACGACGTCACCGAGCAGACGGTCACCGACTTCCTGGTCCGCCTGCGCGAGGGGGACGCCGAGCACGCGCCGCTCGGGGCGGCCTCCGCGGCCCGCACCGTGGTGGCGGTGCGCGGCTTCCACCGCTTCGCCGTCGCCGACGGCCTCGCCGCCGCCGACCCGGCCGCGGCGGTCAAGCCGCCCACCCCGGCGAAACGGCTGCCCAAGGCGCTGCCGCTCTCCGACGTCGAGGCGATCCTCACCGCAGCCGGTGCGGCCGACACCCCGCTCGCGCTGCGCGACCGCGCCCTGCTCGAGCTGCTCTACGGCACCGGCGCCCGGATCTCCGAGGTCGTCGGGCTCGACGTCGACGACGTCGCCGCGCTCACCGACCCCGACCTGGACCCCGACTCGCCCGCAGCCACCCTCCTGCTCCGCGGCAAGGGCGGCAAGGAGCGGCTGGTTCCGGTTGGCTCGTACGCACGCGAGGCGCTGACGTCGTACCTGGTGCGGGGGAGGCCGGCGCTGGTCTCCACCGCCGCCAAGAGCGTGGGGCCTGCGCTGTTCCTGAACTCCCGGGGCGGACGGCTCTCGCGGCAGTCCGCCTGGGCGGTGCTGGTCAAGGCCGCCGAGCGGGCCGGGGTCACCGCCGACGTCTCCCCGCACACCCTGCGGCACTCGTTCGCCACCCACCTGCTCGACGGCGGCGCCGACGTGCGCGTCGTGCAGGAGCTGCTCGGCCACGCCTCGGTGACCACCACCCAGGTCTACACGCTGGTCACCGTCGACAACCTGCGCGAGGTCTTCGCGACCGCCCACCCGAGAGCACGTGATGCCTGA
- the ald gene encoding alanine dehydrogenase, protein MRIGVPTEVKNHEYRVAITPIGVHELTSHGHEVLVQAGAGAGSTISDEQFLAAGATIVPDADAVWEGAEMVLKVKEPVAEEYHRMREGQVLFTYLHLAADAALTRELLTRKVTALAYETVQLPSGSLPLLYPMSEVAGCLAPQVGAHALLKAQGGRGVLMGGVGGVANAKVVVIGAGVAGQNAANIALGMGADVTLLDTDLDKLRMSFWRYDNRVHGLASSRLAIEQQVVEADLVIGAVLIPGAAAPKLVSNELVSRMKPGSVLVDIAVDQGGCFEDTRPTTHDDPTFAVHGSTFYCVANMPGAVPATSTYALTNATLPYAVALADKGWREACHADPSLAHGLNTHAGQLTNAPVGEAVGIATIPPTEALEAAR, encoded by the coding sequence ATGCGGATCGGAGTTCCCACCGAGGTCAAGAACCACGAGTACCGGGTCGCCATCACCCCGATCGGCGTTCACGAGCTGACCAGTCACGGTCACGAGGTGCTGGTCCAGGCCGGCGCCGGCGCCGGCTCCACGATCAGCGACGAGCAGTTCCTCGCCGCGGGCGCCACGATCGTCCCGGACGCCGACGCGGTATGGGAGGGCGCCGAGATGGTGCTCAAGGTCAAGGAGCCCGTCGCCGAGGAGTACCACCGGATGCGCGAGGGACAGGTGCTCTTCACCTACCTCCACCTCGCCGCCGACGCCGCGTTGACCCGTGAGCTGTTGACGCGCAAGGTCACCGCGCTGGCCTACGAGACCGTGCAGCTGCCCTCAGGCTCGCTGCCGCTGCTCTACCCGATGTCGGAGGTCGCCGGCTGCCTGGCACCACAGGTCGGCGCCCACGCGCTGCTCAAGGCCCAGGGCGGCCGCGGTGTGCTGATGGGCGGGGTCGGCGGCGTCGCCAACGCCAAGGTCGTCGTCATCGGCGCCGGCGTGGCCGGCCAGAACGCCGCCAACATCGCGCTCGGCATGGGCGCCGACGTCACCCTGCTCGACACCGACCTGGACAAGCTGCGGATGTCGTTCTGGCGCTACGACAACCGGGTGCACGGGCTCGCCTCCTCCCGGCTGGCGATCGAGCAGCAGGTCGTCGAGGCCGACCTGGTCATCGGGGCCGTGCTGATCCCCGGCGCCGCCGCCCCCAAGCTGGTCAGCAACGAGCTGGTGTCGCGGATGAAGCCCGGCTCGGTGCTGGTCGACATCGCCGTCGACCAAGGCGGCTGCTTCGAGGACACCCGGCCCACCACCCACGACGACCCCACCTTCGCCGTGCACGGCTCGACCTTCTACTGCGTGGCGAACATGCCCGGGGCCGTGCCCGCCACCTCCACCTACGCCCTGACCAACGCGACGCTGCCGTACGCGGTCGCCCTGGCCGACAAGGGGTGGCGCGAGGCCTGCCACGCCGACCCGAGCCTCGCCCACGGGCTCAACACCCACGCCGGGCAGCTGACCAACGCACCGGTCGGCGAGGCGGTCGGCATCGCGACGATCCCGCCCACCGAGGCCCTGGAGGCCGCGCGCTAG